A region from the Mucilaginibacter sp. CSA2-8R genome encodes:
- a CDS encoding putative peptidoglycan glycosyltransferase FtsW encodes MQRILSKTKGDRWIWLIVIVLSVISLLAVYSSTGTLAYKRGVATESILLKHLFMMIGGGILMYISHKLDYRYYAGISKMLMVIAIPLLLYTLLFGSHINGASRWIAIPGTGLGFQTSDIAKIALITYLARTLSRKQENIKDVKQSFLPIMGAVCVVFFLIMWANMSTALMLFGVSILLLIIGRISVKQIAVTCLAGAVLVAIVVFLGPRRHLYMTRIDTFLHPEKVSSDKKFQGDHAKIAIATGGLFGKGPGNSTERNFLPEAFSDEIYAIIVEEYGLMGGLFIICIYLFLLYRCIKIVAKAPKAFGALLAAGLSFSLTIQAFANMAVAVGLGPVTGVPLPLVSMGGTSILFTSIAFGIILSVSRHIDENEANKSKEANKKVVVGQILEVA; translated from the coding sequence ATGCAACGAATTTTAAGTAAAACCAAAGGCGACCGGTGGATATGGTTGATTGTGATTGTGCTGTCGGTAATATCATTACTGGCCGTATACAGCTCAACCGGAACGCTGGCATATAAACGAGGAGTAGCTACTGAGTCTATTTTGCTTAAACACCTGTTTATGATGATTGGTGGTGGTATACTCATGTACATTTCGCACAAACTCGACTATCGTTATTATGCTGGTATATCAAAAATGTTGATGGTAATTGCTATACCGCTGTTATTATATACGCTGCTGTTTGGAAGTCATATTAATGGAGCTAGTCGGTGGATAGCTATTCCTGGAACCGGGTTGGGGTTTCAAACATCTGATATTGCTAAAATTGCGCTTATTACCTATTTAGCGCGTACGTTATCTCGTAAGCAAGAAAACATCAAAGATGTAAAGCAATCATTTCTGCCTATTATGGGGGCGGTTTGCGTAGTGTTCTTTTTAATTATGTGGGCTAATATGTCTACTGCATTAATGCTGTTTGGGGTAAGTATTTTACTGTTGATTATTGGCCGTATTAGTGTAAAACAAATAGCCGTTACCTGCCTAGCCGGTGCAGTGCTGGTTGCGATAGTTGTGTTTTTGGGGCCGCGCCGTCACTTGTATATGACACGTATAGATACTTTTTTACATCCGGAAAAGGTGAGTTCGGATAAAAAGTTTCAGGGCGATCATGCCAAAATTGCGATTGCTACAGGTGGTTTGTTTGGTAAAGGTCCTGGTAACAGTACCGAACGCAATTTTTTGCCCGAGGCATTTTCAGATGAAATTTATGCCATTATAGTAGAAGAATATGGTTTAATGGGTGGTTTATTTATTATATGTATTTACCTGTTCCTGTTATATCGATGTATAAAAATTGTAGCTAAAGCACCCAAGGCCTTCGGTGCATTACTGGCCGCAGGTTTGAGTTTTAGCTTAACTATACAGGCTTTCGCCAATATGGCGGTAGCAGTAGGCCTAGGCCCGGTAACGGGTGTGCCGCTGCCTTTAGTAAGTATGGGTGGTACATCCATTTTATTCACCAGCATAGCTTTCGGTATTATCCTGTCCGTTAGTCGTCATATCGACGAAAACGAGGCGAACAAAAGTAAAGAAGCTAATAAGAAAGTAGTAGTAGGGCAGATTTTGGAAGTGGCGTAA
- the murG gene encoding undecaprenyldiphospho-muramoylpentapeptide beta-N-acetylglucosaminyltransferase: MSVNQENTTVPTRPLGGRGPRIIISGGGTGGHIFPAVAIANALKKINPATEILFVGANGRMEMEKVPAAGYKIIGLDIQGIQRKAVWKNVMFPIKLITSISKAASIIKNFKPDAAVGVGGYASGPLLYAASLKGVPTLIQEQNSYAGITNKWLSKKARKICVAFDGMDQFFPVEKIIKTGNPVRRQSVDTAGKQQEALAAFKLSANKRTILVTGGSLGARTLNHSLLADLDKLIAADVQLIWQTGKVYYKGIIEKLGENYHPNICILEFLNRMDLAYAAADLIISRAGAGTIAELCIVGKPVILVPSPNVAEDHQTKNAMALVQTDAALFVADRDAEVKLIPQALQLLQDNARQQTLGKNISKLALPNADEVIAQHVLSLINGK; encoded by the coding sequence ATGTCAGTCAATCAGGAAAATACCACCGTTCCAACTCGCCCTTTAGGGGGCAGGGGGCCTCGCATCATCATCAGTGGTGGGGGTACCGGCGGGCATATTTTTCCGGCGGTGGCTATCGCCAATGCTTTAAAAAAAATAAATCCCGCAACCGAAATTTTGTTTGTGGGTGCTAACGGCCGCATGGAGATGGAAAAAGTTCCGGCGGCAGGTTATAAAATTATAGGTTTAGATATTCAGGGCATACAGCGCAAGGCAGTTTGGAAAAATGTAATGTTCCCGATAAAACTGATTACAAGTATAAGTAAGGCAGCATCAATAATTAAAAACTTTAAACCTGATGCCGCCGTTGGTGTTGGTGGTTATGCATCCGGACCATTATTATACGCCGCCTCGTTAAAAGGGGTGCCAACGCTTATTCAGGAGCAAAACTCTTATGCGGGTATTACCAACAAGTGGTTGAGTAAAAAAGCAAGAAAAATTTGTGTTGCTTTTGATGGCATGGATCAGTTTTTTCCTGTCGAAAAAATCATCAAAACCGGAAACCCGGTTAGGCGTCAATCCGTAGATACCGCAGGTAAACAGCAAGAGGCACTTGCGGCGTTTAAGCTGTCGGCAAATAAGAGAACTATACTGGTGACCGGCGGTAGCCTGGGCGCGCGTACACTGAACCACAGCCTGCTGGCCGATTTGGATAAGCTCATTGCTGCTGATGTGCAATTAATCTGGCAAACTGGTAAAGTATACTATAAAGGCATTATTGAAAAGTTGGGCGAAAATTATCATCCCAATATCTGCATACTGGAGTTTTTAAACCGTATGGATCTTGCTTATGCAGCGGCCGACCTTATTATTTCGCGTGCTGGTGCAGGTACTATAGCGGAGTTGTGCATTGTAGGCAAACCAGTAATACTGGTACCATCGCCCAACGTAGCCGAAGATCATCAGACTAAAAATGCCATGGCTTTGGTGCAAACAGATGCAGCATTGTTTGTGGCCGACCGCGATGCCGAGGTGAAACTTATTCCGCAGGCTTTGCAGCTATTACAGGATAATGCCCGCCAACAAACGTTGGGCAAAAATATCAGTAAACTGGCTTTGCCAAACGCCGATGAGGTAATAGCACAACATGTGCTAAGCTTAATTAACGGTAAATAA
- the murC gene encoding UDP-N-acetylmuramate--L-alanine ligase produces MLELGNIKQVYLIGIGGIGMSGLARYFNHLGCLVCGYDKTSTPLTDTLVHEGIAVIFEDDSSLIPSDFTKPDDATLVIYTPAVPNNSVILHFFRQARFDLYKRSQVLGIISKGMFTVAVAGTHGKTTTSSLIAHLLTEAGKSCSAFLGGIATNFESNVVYGNSNLMVVEADEYDRSFLTLHPDIAVITSMDADHLDIYGDHENLADSFRMFASQIKSGGQLIAKQGLPLKHQFISYTIGAEAADAVGHNIRVESGSFYFDFVSGDITITDIKLGLPGLHNIENAVAAIQVALYMNIDTEIIKAALASFKGVKRRFEYVVKTERHIYIDDYAHHPEELKACISSVKRLYPNVKLTAVFQPHLYTRTRDFADGFAEALDMADELLMLDVYPARELPIAGIDASTILDKMQLQQKQFLGKAEVVAYVRQQRPQLLLTVGAGDIDQLVEPLKRALEDVA; encoded by the coding sequence ATGTTAGAACTGGGTAACATAAAGCAAGTGTATTTGATTGGAATTGGCGGTATAGGCATGAGTGGCCTGGCCCGTTATTTCAATCATTTGGGCTGTTTAGTATGCGGTTACGACAAAACTTCAACACCATTAACCGATACGTTAGTGCACGAAGGCATCGCTGTTATTTTTGAGGATGATAGTAGTCTGATACCATCAGATTTTACAAAGCCTGACGATGCTACCTTGGTTATCTATACACCGGCTGTTCCTAACAACTCTGTTATTCTTCATTTTTTCAGGCAGGCAAGGTTTGATTTATACAAGCGGTCGCAGGTGTTAGGCATCATTAGCAAAGGTATGTTTACCGTAGCGGTAGCCGGTACACACGGCAAAACCACTACATCCAGCCTTATTGCTCATCTGTTAACCGAAGCAGGCAAAAGCTGCAGTGCATTTTTAGGAGGTATTGCTACTAATTTTGAGAGTAACGTAGTATACGGAAACTCAAATCTTATGGTAGTGGAGGCCGATGAATATGATCGTTCGTTTTTGACATTACACCCAGACATTGCGGTAATTACATCAATGGACGCCGATCATTTGGATATTTACGGCGACCATGAAAATCTGGCCGATTCGTTCAGGATGTTTGCTTCGCAGATTAAAAGCGGAGGGCAGCTGATTGCCAAGCAAGGCTTGCCTTTAAAGCATCAGTTTATCAGCTATACCATTGGTGCAGAAGCAGCTGATGCCGTTGGGCATAACATCAGGGTAGAGAGTGGCAGCTTTTATTTTGATTTTGTAAGTGGTGATATCACTATTACAGATATTAAGCTGGGTTTACCCGGCTTGCATAATATAGAAAATGCCGTAGCTGCTATTCAGGTAGCATTGTACATGAATATTGACACGGAGATTATTAAAGCAGCGCTGGCATCTTTTAAGGGCGTAAAGCGCCGGTTTGAGTATGTGGTAAAAACAGAACGTCATATTTATATTGATGATTATGCACATCATCCCGAAGAGTTAAAAGCCTGCATTAGTTCGGTAAAACGGCTTTATCCTAACGTTAAGTTAACGGCAGTTTTTCAGCCGCATTTATATACCCGTACACGCGACTTTGCCGACGGTTTTGCCGAGGCCCTGGATATGGCCGACGAGTTGCTGATGCTGGATGTTTATCCGGCCCGCGAATTGCCCATTGCCGGCATTGATGCGAGCACTATATTAGATAAAATGCAGTTGCAACAAAAACAGTTTTTAGGAAAAGCAGAAGTAGTAGCTTATGTAAGGCAGCAGCGGCCTCAATTATTGTTAACAGTAGGTGCAGGAGATATTGATCAGTTGGTTGAACCATTAAAACGAGCTTTAGAAGATGTGGCGTAA
- a CDS encoding cell division protein FtsQ — translation MWRNIAWKKVAIGFGWLASLAGLAVLMSFIELKKAGVVCTGVKVYIPGNEYFIDRKEVDRILQLSSYSLVGRKMEGINIHNLEKKLQANPYIASAKVYADMDGLIRVEITQRHPVLRVMNRFDQDFYVDEHGFKIPLSQNFTAPVLAANGYIDELFANRIDTLHTGLAKEIFKTVQFIKKDTLWNAQIGQIYVNEAHEIELVPRVGNHKILLGNADSLSTKFHNLEIFYKQALPQVGWDKYRMINIKYANQVVGIKTDSVMADSAAKRRIATIKKDTAIIKQNSIKDTTSQL, via the coding sequence ATGTGGCGTAACATAGCTTGGAAAAAAGTTGCTATAGGTTTTGGCTGGCTCGCAAGCCTGGCTGGCTTAGCGGTGCTCATGAGCTTCATTGAACTTAAAAAAGCCGGCGTAGTATGTACAGGTGTTAAAGTTTATATACCCGGCAACGAATATTTTATTGACCGAAAAGAGGTTGACCGCATTTTGCAGCTAAGCAGCTACTCTTTGGTGGGCCGCAAAATGGAAGGTATTAATATTCATAACCTTGAAAAAAAGCTGCAGGCTAATCCTTACATCGCATCGGCTAAGGTTTATGCTGATATGGATGGTTTAATTAGGGTCGAAATTACGCAACGTCATCCGGTACTTAGAGTAATGAACCGTTTTGATCAGGATTTTTATGTTGATGAACACGGCTTTAAAATACCATTGTCGCAAAACTTTACCGCACCTGTGCTGGCGGCCAACGGTTACATTGATGAGCTTTTTGCCAATCGTATTGACACCTTGCATACCGGTTTAGCTAAAGAGATTTTTAAAACGGTACAGTTTATAAAAAAAGATACGTTGTGGAACGCACAGATCGGGCAGATATATGTTAATGAAGCGCACGAAATAGAGTTAGTACCGCGTGTTGGTAATCACAAAATACTGTTAGGTAACGCCGACTCGCTGAGTACCAAATTTCATAACCTAGAGATATTTTATAAACAAGCCTTGCCTCAGGTAGGTTGGGACAAATACCGGATGATTAACATCAAGTATGCCAACCAGGTGGTAGGAATAAAAACAGATAGTGTGATGGCCGATAGTGCAGCTAAACGCCGGATAGCAACTATTAAAAAAGATACAGCAATAATTAAACAAAACTCAATAAAAGATACAACATCCCAATTATAA
- the ftsA gene encoding cell division protein FtsA codes for MEKSISQEKSSPIVVGLDIGTTKICVIVGRRSKNGKIEVLGIGKAESAGVTRGMVSNIDKTVQGINQAVDVAGSQSNVEIRIVNVGIAGQHIKSLQHRGLITRRDLNSEIGRKDIDKLIEDMYNLVMPPGEEIIHVLPQEFTVDNEPGIKDPIGMSGVRLEANFHIISGQVTAIKNIVKCVAKAELESQELILEPLASSESVLSEEEKEAGVVLVDIGGGTTDVAIFHEGIIRHTAVIPFGGNSITEDIREGCSVMRNIAEQLKVRFGSALADENKENEIVCVPGLRGREAKEISVKNLAYIIQARIEEIIEHVYYEIKSSGYEKKLIAGIVITGGGAQLKHLTQLVEYVTGLDCRIGYPNEHLAKNEVLPKATYEELQSPTFATGIGLLIKGIQKMEYNNQTLNQSEPKAQKAKYTDERKFGLLGKILETGKKFIKDDIKDEDFLK; via the coding sequence ATGGAAAAGAGCATATCGCAAGAAAAGAGTTCGCCTATCGTAGTAGGACTCGACATTGGTACAACAAAGATTTGCGTAATTGTAGGCCGCAGAAGCAAGAATGGAAAGATAGAGGTACTTGGAATTGGTAAGGCCGAGTCGGCAGGCGTTACCCGTGGGATGGTATCAAACATTGACAAAACAGTACAAGGTATAAATCAGGCAGTTGACGTAGCCGGTTCACAATCAAACGTTGAGATACGTATAGTAAACGTGGGTATTGCCGGTCAGCATATTAAGAGCTTACAGCACCGCGGTTTAATTACCCGCCGTGATTTAAACTCTGAGATTGGCCGCAAGGATATTGATAAACTGATTGAGGATATGTATAACCTGGTGATGCCGCCGGGAGAGGAGATTATTCATGTATTACCGCAGGAGTTTACGGTAGATAACGAGCCTGGAATCAAAGATCCGATTGGGATGTCGGGGGTAAGGCTTGAAGCTAATTTCCATATTATATCAGGTCAGGTTACTGCAATCAAAAATATCGTGAAGTGTGTAGCTAAGGCCGAGCTGGAAAGCCAGGAACTGATTCTGGAGCCATTAGCTTCGTCTGAGTCTGTACTAAGCGAAGAAGAGAAAGAAGCTGGTGTTGTGTTGGTAGATATTGGTGGTGGTACAACCGACGTGGCTATTTTTCATGAGGGTATCATCCGTCATACCGCTGTAATTCCGTTTGGTGGTAACAGCATCACCGAAGACATCCGCGAAGGATGCTCGGTAATGCGCAATATTGCCGAACAGTTAAAAGTAAGATTTGGCTCGGCACTGGCTGACGAGAATAAGGAGAACGAGATTGTATGTGTACCTGGTTTACGTGGCCGCGAAGCCAAAGAAATTTCGGTAAAAAACCTGGCCTACATTATTCAAGCCCGTATTGAGGAAATTATTGAACACGTTTACTACGAAATCAAATCATCCGGATACGAGAAAAAATTGATTGCTGGTATAGTAATCACCGGTGGTGGTGCTCAGTTAAAACATTTAACTCAGTTAGTGGAGTATGTTACCGGGTTAGATTGCCGTATTGGCTACCCCAACGAGCATCTGGCTAAAAATGAGGTACTGCCAAAAGCTACTTATGAAGAATTGCAGAGCCCAACTTTTGCTACAGGTATAGGCTTGTTAATTAAGGGTATTCAAAAAATGGAATACAATAACCAAACGCTAAATCAGTCGGAACCCAAAGCACAAAAGGCCAAATATACCGACGAGCGTAAGTTTGGATTATTAGGCAAAATCTTAGAAACCGGCAAAAAATTTATTAAAGACGATATCAAAGACGAAGACTTTTTAAAGTAG